One stretch of Prionailurus viverrinus isolate Anna chromosome C1, UM_Priviv_1.0, whole genome shotgun sequence DNA includes these proteins:
- the LOC125171739 gene encoding LOW QUALITY PROTEIN: eukaryotic translation initiation factor 4E type 2-like (The sequence of the model RefSeq protein was modified relative to this genomic sequence to represent the inferred CDS: substituted 1 base at 1 genomic stop codon) — protein sequence MGISAVVLRPSLGCVERRRSAPLVVIGPTRLLTPYVRKKYNDDLDGDSAVFGECLEPNRWFINVYGLNTEEPECIHRKVSRVYRKGKALESRSHEELVVTVAAWKLQALQDDDSRDCEQNKGHVERWYEGEMGXDKSQSSSKRKAIVLGPALHPRLTLGPRRTATSPPAHRTANNIKQMGTFDPVEQSSGVYRHHVLPPWNLTGHSGFLLFKEGVKPMWEDDANKNGGKWVIWLWEGLASCCWENLILAMLRQSIMTGEEIWGPVVYVVSEYYVF from the exons ATGGGCATTTCCGCGGTTGTCCTCCGGCCCTCGCTGGGGTGCGTGGAGCGGCGCAGGTCGG CTCCACTGGTGGTAATTGGGCCCACAAGACTGCTGACCCCTTATGTCCGAAAAAAGTATAATGATGACCTAGATGGAGATAGTGCTGTCTTTGGTG AATGCCTAGAACCTAATAGGTGGTTTATAAATGTCTATGGGCTGAACACAGAGGAACCAGAATGCATCCATAGGAAGGTGAGCAGAGTCTATAGGAAGGGGAAAGCCCTGGAATCCAGGTCCCATGAGGagctag TGGTGACAGTGGCAGCATGGAAGCTCCAGGCCTTGCAAGATGATGATAGCAGAGACTGTGAGCAGAACAAAGGACACGTAGAGAGATGGTATGAAGGAGAAATGGGATGAGACAAGAGCCAGAGCAGCAGCAAGAGAAAGGCTATTGTCCTTGGACCAGCACTGCATCCCCGTCTCACACTGGGGCCCAGGAGAACTGCCACCAGCCCACCAGCACACAGAACTGCAAACAATATCAAACAGATGGGCACCTTTGACCCTGTGGAGCAATCCTCAGGGGTTTACCGCCACCATGTGCTACCTCCCTGGAACTTGACAGGTCATAGTGGCTTCCTTCTCTTCAAAGAAGGAGTTAAACCCATGTGGGAAGATGATGCAAACAAAAATGGTGGCAAGTGGGTTATTTGGCTGTGGGAGGGCTTGGCATCCTGTTGCTGGGAGAATCTCATCCTGGCCATGTTGAGGCAATCCATAATGACTGGGGAGGAAATCTGGGGACCTGTGGTTTATGTGGTTTCAGAatattatgtcttttaa